One window of Gammaproteobacteria bacterium genomic DNA carries:
- the mutS gene encoding DNA mismatch repair protein MutS yields MMQQYLRIKQHHPNTLLFYRMGDFYELFFDDARKASRLLNISLTARGQSNGQPIPMAGIPYHAAEGYWAKLLKLGESAVVCEQVGDPATSKGPVDREVSRILTPGTLTDEALLDERRDALLLSIYKQHHIWGLAWADLSTGNFRVMEVDDEDAAQTELARLNPVEILWDENSALPPWLTSKTSASTIRNRPPWHFEYVSAQRRLCEQFGTHDLHGFGCANFSAAIAAAGCLLNYVGETQRAQVQHLRGLSVEHSDEAIVLDAATRRNLELDITLSGQTDNTLFALLDNCACVMGSRLLRRWLLRPLRNQSILQARFDAIENLLQQRAYTALLDSLKNVGDIERIATRIALKSARPRDLLALRNTLAQLPAWQKQLTVLSAERLHELQTLLNIDATVHQQLAKAIIDNPPVLIRDGGVIAAGYDAELDELRTLSTHAQEFLLDLETRERAQTGIQTLKVSYNRVHGYYIELGRQHAERIPAYYTRRQTLKAAERYITPELKSFEDKVLGARDRALAREKQLYDELLDSLQAHLSTLHIIANALAELDVLATLSERANTLDYVRPQLSTETGLTIRAGRHPVVENMLDAPFVSNNTLFDDKHRLLIITGPNMGGKSTYMRQTALIVLLAHIGSFVPASEARIGPIDRIFTRIGAADDLASGRSTFMVEMTEAANILHNATAQSLVLMDEIGRGTSTFDGLSLAFACAEHLVSSSQAFTLFATHYFELTQLAEQHATAHNLHLDAVEHGDTIVFLHSVKPGPANQSYGLQVAQLAGVPTSVIRQAKQHLQRLEQQAVNQQSQQPQLNLFAAQTKPSAIKAAPDLLRLSLAQIQPDQLSPREALEIVYKLKALSDNNDHLDYLPSAP; encoded by the coding sequence ATGATGCAACAGTATTTGCGCATTAAGCAGCACCACCCCAACACCTTGTTGTTCTATCGCATGGGTGATTTTTACGAATTGTTTTTTGACGATGCACGCAAAGCGTCGCGTCTATTAAATATCTCGCTCACTGCGCGCGGCCAATCCAATGGTCAACCTATTCCTATGGCGGGTATACCGTATCATGCAGCGGAAGGTTACTGGGCAAAATTACTCAAGCTCGGCGAATCCGCCGTGGTTTGCGAACAAGTCGGTGATCCTGCTACCAGCAAAGGTCCGGTTGATCGCGAAGTCAGTCGCATTTTAACGCCCGGCACACTGACCGACGAAGCCTTGCTTGATGAACGTCGTGATGCGTTGTTGTTATCTATATATAAGCAACACCATATCTGGGGCTTAGCATGGGCAGATTTAAGCACGGGCAATTTCCGCGTCATGGAAGTGGATGATGAAGATGCGGCGCAAACAGAATTAGCCCGCTTAAATCCAGTAGAAATTTTATGGGATGAAAACAGCGCGTTGCCGCCCTGGTTAACATCTAAAACCAGCGCTTCCACTATTCGCAATCGCCCGCCGTGGCATTTTGAATACGTCAGTGCGCAACGCCGTTTATGCGAACAATTTGGCACCCATGATTTGCATGGTTTTGGTTGCGCCAATTTCAGCGCCGCGATTGCAGCAGCCGGTTGTTTATTAAATTACGTGGGCGAAACCCAACGTGCACAAGTACAACATCTACGCGGTTTAAGTGTCGAACATAGCGATGAAGCTATCGTATTAGATGCCGCAACTCGACGTAATTTAGAATTAGATATTACGCTCAGCGGACAAACTGATAATACTTTATTTGCATTACTCGATAACTGCGCCTGTGTCATGGGCAGTCGTTTGTTACGACGCTGGTTGTTACGCCCTTTGCGCAATCAAAGCATATTACAAGCACGTTTTGATGCCATTGAAAATCTACTGCAACAACGTGCTTACACAGCATTATTAGATTCGTTAAAAAATGTGGGCGATATCGAACGCATTGCTACTCGTATTGCGTTGAAATCTGCACGCCCTCGCGATTTATTAGCCTTACGTAATACGCTAGCGCAATTACCCGCTTGGCAAAAACAATTAACTGTTTTATCAGCCGAGCGCTTACACGAACTGCAAACACTGCTTAACATTGATGCAACCGTTCACCAACAACTCGCCAAAGCTATTATTGATAATCCACCGGTATTAATTCGTGATGGCGGTGTCATTGCTGCAGGTTATGATGCGGAATTAGATGAGCTGCGAACCTTAAGCACCCATGCACAAGAATTTTTACTGGATTTAGAAACTCGCGAACGCGCTCAAACGGGAATTCAAACTTTAAAAGTTAGCTACAACCGCGTACACGGTTATTATATTGAACTCGGTCGCCAACACGCAGAACGCATTCCTGCATATTACACACGCAGACAAACGCTAAAAGCGGCTGAACGTTACATCACGCCTGAGTTAAAAAGTTTTGAAGATAAAGTGCTCGGCGCGCGCGATCGCGCGTTAGCGCGTGAAAAACAATTGTATGATGAATTACTCGATAGCTTACAAGCACATTTATCCACGCTCCACATCATTGCCAACGCCTTAGCAGAACTGGATGTATTAGCCACGCTCAGCGAACGCGCCAACACATTAGATTACGTACGACCACAGTTAAGTACCGAAACAGGATTAACGATTCGCGCCGGCCGACATCCCGTTGTTGAAAATATGTTAGACGCGCCTTTTGTTAGCAATAACACGTTGTTTGATGATAAACATCGTTTGTTAATTATTACTGGACCTAATATGGGCGGTAAATCTACCTACATGCGGCAAACGGCGTTAATTGTATTGCTTGCGCACATAGGCAGTTTTGTACCGGCCAGCGAAGCGCGCATTGGTCCGATTGATCGCATCTTCACACGTATCGGCGCGGCCGATGATTTAGCCAGTGGTCGCTCTACTTTCATGGTTGAAATGACAGAAGCAGCTAATATTTTGCATAACGCAACGGCACAAAGTTTAGTGTTGATGGATGAAATTGGTCGCGGCACGAGTACTTTCGATGGTTTATCACTGGCTTTCGCTTGTGCCGAACATTTAGTCAGCAGCTCGCAAGCATTTACTTTATTTGCCACACATTATTTCGAATTAACGCAGTTAGCCGAGCAGCACGCTACCGCACACAATTTACATTTAGACGCAGTTGAGCATGGGGACACGATTGTATTTTTACATAGCGTGAAACCCGGCCCCGCCAATCAAAGTTATGGTTTGCAAGTAGCACAACTGGCCGGTGTACCCACTAGCGTGATTCGCCAAGCTAAACAACATTTGCAACGTTTAGAACAACAAGCAGTCAATCAACAATCACAACAGCCACAACTCAATTTATTTGCTGCGCAGACCAAACCTTCCGCCATCAAAGCTGCGCCTGATTTACTACGATTAAGTTTAGCCCAGATACAGCCAGATCAATTAAGTCCACGCGAAGCCTTAGAAATAGTTTATAAACTCAAAGCGCTTAGTGACAATAATGACCACTTAGATTATCTGCCCTCGGCACCCTGA